ATGTTGATTTTGGTATCATAAACTCATGGCGTACACATATTGCTAACGTTAATGGAAAACACTGAGGATGATCATGGTAAAAACGCATATAAAAACCGTATCTCTTGTTCTTGGAAGCGGCGGTGCTCGGGGTTTAGCACACATTGGCGTTATTCACTGGCTTGAAGAAAATAGTTATAACATACGCTCAATAGCCGGTACCTCGATTGGTGCGCTCATCGGGGGGATATATGCAGCAGGAAAACTGGATGAATATGAACAATGGGTGCGTGCAATAAAGAAGATCGACATCGTCACATTGCTGG
This window of the Nitrospirota bacterium genome carries:
- a CDS encoding patatin-like phospholipase family protein, with product MVKTHIKTVSLVLGSGGARGLAHIGVIHWLEENSYNIRSIAGTSIGALIGGIYAAGKLDEYEQWVRAIKKIDIVTLL